The following coding sequences are from one Populus alba unplaced genomic scaffold, ASM523922v2 scaf114, whole genome shotgun sequence window:
- the LOC140955189 gene encoding ABC transporter C family member 1-like, which yields MGFEALDWYCKPVRDGVWTKAVENAFGACTPCATDTLVVSLSYLVLMALCFYKIWLTKKDFKLQRFCLRSKWYAYLLALLALYSTAESLYRLVMGISVLNLDGQTGLAPFEVVSLIIEALAWCSLLVMIVVEIKVYIS from the exons ATGGGATTTGAAGCATTGGATTGGTACTGCAAACCAGTGAGAGATGGGGTGTGGACTAAAGCAGTGGAAAATGCATTTGGAGCGTGCACACCTTGTGCCACCGACACTCTGGTGGTCTCCCTTTCTTATCTAGTTCTCATGGCACTTTGCTTCTATAAAATCTGGCTTACCAAGAAAGACTTCAAGCTCCAAAGATTCTGTTTGAGGTCTAAGTGGTATGCCTATTTGCTGGCTCTGCTTGCTCTTTATTCCACCGCCGAGTCCTTGTACAGATTGGTCATGGGTATTTCGGTTCTCAATTTAGATGGACAAACAGGCCTTGCTCCATTTGAG GTTGTTTCCTTGATTATTGAGGCCCTTGCTTGGTGCTCCTTGCTGGTTATGATTGTTGTAGAAATTAAAGTCTATATTTCGTGA